The Miscanthus floridulus cultivar M001 unplaced genomic scaffold, ASM1932011v1 fs_799_1, whole genome shotgun sequence DNA segment GCGCGACCACCTTGGCCTTGTCCTCGGCTGCCATGCCGACGAGCGCCGCCAGGAAGACCACGTCGTACTTGCGGAGCTCGTCCGTGAGGTTGGCGACGTCGGCGGTGTGGAAGGACATTCGCTTGCGCAGGCCCTCGTCCGCGCGGACCAGCTTCCGGGCACGGTCATTGGCGGCGCCGCACCGGTCGTAGTTGTCGAACAGCGCGTTCGGCAGGTGGCGGGCGGCGAGCACGAGTGAGCTGAACGGCAGGGGGCCTGACCCGACGAAGGCGATGCGGGAAGGCGCCAGGCCCGGGACATAGCGGATCAGGAGGTCGTACTCGAGCTTGCTCAGGTTGATGTAGTTGCTGAAGTAAGGGAAGCGGCCGAGGTGGTCGAGCGGGTTGTCGAAGGCGGCGAGCATGTCGGCGTAGTGCGCCTCAAGGTGGCCCTCGGCGTCGGAGCAGAGGCGGATGAGTTCCTCTCGCATCCTCTGCGCGTCCGGGCCGAGCTTGGTCACGTCGACGGGGCTCGGCGGGACGCAGGCCATGACGAGGTTGGTGAACAGCGCGTCGACGACGGGGGACGGGCTCAGCGACGGCAGCTTGGCGATGTCGGCGTGGAGGGCCGCGATCTTCTGCACCAGGGCAGCAACCTCCACGTTCTGGGCATCCATGGCAGTTGGTAGAGTTTCGCTGCTACAGTTGCAGTTGGGAAGCTGAGGAGAGCACGAGAAGCAGCCGATGATGTCTTTGAGCTCAAGAGCAGGCAAGTGTTCGACAACTCGTGCTGCTTGATGAGAATTGGAACAGGGACCGAGGGTATATATAGAATGTCACGGCAGTTCGTTCATCAGTGCCTCACTGTCACTGATCCGGCCTTCAGAGATGCGGCATGTAAACCGATGGCAGCTCCAGTTGACGTGCATGTGTTTTGTTTTTGATGAAACGTGGACGTATGTGGCTGTGAAGTACTCCAGTAGTTTATTTATTACTATATTATTAGTAGTACCTGAGGAGGACTGCGAGCCATCCGATTACATGCATGTCGAACGCATGGCGCGCTTCACGCGTCCACGGCCAAGACCAGTTTCATGCCTCGTTATTATTATTATGATGATGTTTAGATTTCACGGCGAATGTTCCGGATCTTCAACACGTCCACGTCACGCCCTGAAAGTGGTAGCCCTGTTTTTGGTCCCTTCCCGAAGTGGGCTTGCCACGTCCACACCATGACCTGGTCAGGCAACTGAGCATCTCCACCTGAGAATAAATAATCTTCTTTTCTTAATAACGAGTGATtacaaaaattaaaacaaaaaacaagTTTTTTTAAAAACAATTAATTAAGAAAACTCCTCCCTCAATCCCAATAAGAAAAAGGAAGAGCAAGCCAATCTCATTTCTCTCTCTCTAATGTTGACGTGGTCTACATCAAAGTTGAAGCTATCAATACGTAACTTCGTGGttgataatattttttttctaggtCCGTTTAGAGGCccagatgtttattttaatttctCAGATCTTGAAATCCAATTTCTTTGAATTTTCCGAACACAAAAAATTCAGTCCTCTTAATGATCtcaataaaaaagttatcaactacaaaattaTAGATCATGTTGAGAGCTATAACTTTGGTGTATACCAAGTCAACACCAGAGgtaatttgaaaaattcaaaagaaTAAATTTCAAAATTAGAAAAACATAAAACGAAAATTTGGGTCTCTAAACAATCTCAGATTTTAAAAGTTGTGGACTACAAGGTATAGACTACGTCAACATTCGACGCAAtttgaaaaaaattcaaaaaattgaattttaaagTCTAGTAACTTAAAACGTATATTTAAGCGtctaaaatatattaaataaaaaCTTATCAATTATAAAGTCATGGATCGTgtcgagttctacaactttgatataaaatctGTGTTCACACTACTTCATATGAAAAGTTATGCTTTTTTAtataagagaaagagagagagagagaccaaatgacaggtgggacccactgccacatcagcaaaaacaTCCAACAAACCATTTTGAAATGGTCAATGGGGTATTTTGTTTGGTTTTAAAAGTTAAAATGTGTATGTTATCCGGTACTAAAGTTCAAAGAGTTTCAAATTCAACTAGGTCAGGGGACACATTAACCTTTTACTCTTTAAAGTTTGTAGGTTGTGTGTATCGTAATATGCAGAGATCTTGAGTGCTATCGAGAGGGTTGTATCAACTCGAACACTCGATGCAGGTGACTTCAATTTTAATAATCTCCTCATTGAGAAAAGCATCAGATGCTAGGTGCTAATGGCAGATGATAAAAAGTTCTCACTAAACACCTTCTCTAAGCACCTCCATTTCCAAATGTTCTACCGACCAATGCGAGCAAGCAGCTGGCTTACGCTGACTGTCACTGAGCCTAGCAAGCTAACAAACACAATCATACGGCGTGACTCGTACAGGAGACCAGGAGGTCATACACAAGCACCGGCGCTTCAGGCGTATCGGTTGTCTGTCCTGTATATTTCGAGAAGATACAGGCAATatgggccccgttcgcgtgctctTAAATTCGGCTTGATCCGTTTTTTTATCcgaaatagtgttttcctctcacaaattcctcaaGATTTATCCAGATTTCTCCAAAATTCCTCTAAACGAATGGGGCCATCATGTGCTTTGATAGCAACTGGAAATTGTTGCAATGTGCGCCAGTGTAATTACACTGATTTTTTTGCCCCCAGTGATGCCCCACTGAGTAAATCAAGTCATCTCCCGATTTTGTTGCAAAAGGAACTAAGAAATGCCTAGTGATACACATCATTGCGAACTCCATTGTTAgagcccgtttggccgggctctgagcggctccggctcctctgactCCTCCCCTATCCATCTCCTGTAGCGACCCTGTTTACCGGAgccatttttctctctcctcatttCCTCTCTCACTAACAgcgccggagccggagaagctcgtttttttttGCTCCTCCAGCTTCAGCTCCTGCGCACTACAATTGTGCTACAGTGTGGGAGCCAGAGCCGGCGGAAGCCCGACCAAACGCGCCCTTACTCTTATCCTCTCGCTCCTCCATGAGTTTGGCTACTCTGTCCCACGCCTCTCAAATGGGCAATGAATGTCAATACAACAGCTGCAGTAAAGCCTGGTGGCAGGTAAAATGCGACGATGCCAAGACATCGGAGTACATGATAAGCGGAGTTCCattatttattaatttatttttgtTTGTTGTCCAAGAATAGCAATATATCAGTTCGCCACCAAGTGCAAGAGATGGGATCAAAACTGCAAAAGGCTACATTCCTGTACAAGTTATTAATCACAAGAATTACTGTTTCATTGGCCTAACAATTGAATACAAATTGACCCAGATATATCTGGGTGCCTTGCCTATACCTTTTTTTTGGTTGTTGTGGGGAGGAGGTTCCTACATGTCAGTAACATGATCACTTGCAGAAATCCAAACAAATATGATGTCAATCAAGCCATCACTGGTAGACGGTAAGGAGCACCAGTTCTGGCACAAGTGCAACGATACACTTTATTTTTCCCTTTAGGCTTGCTGTCAGTTGTCCAGATAATGTTTCATGAACACCAACTGAAGAAAGTTGATCTGTATGAAATCAAGGTGTTATCATATTTTTTATGAAGGATACATATTGAGAAAAGTATACAAGTTCATGCACATGGATGCACAATTCAACCATTGAACACTCCTCTATAAGCTGCACAAAATAAAACTAACAAGTTACTTAAACTGAAACCATTTCTTTTATTATCATTTAGTATTGATATGCTTAATTTTTAAAATGCATCACAACAAAAGTTTGTTTACACGATTACATGCATTTGCATAGTAAGAGATTTAAGACAAAATTGTTAGCAGCCTGCTCCGTGTGGAAACTTTGATATAAGATAATTAAGCGGATGAGAAATTTATTTCATATTCTGTACAATGAGCTTCAAAGCAGGTATCATAAATCCTATGTAAGACAATCTTAGGACCGCCAATTAACCCAACAGACAAACAAGTGTATCTTTTTTCTTCATGAGAAGCAGCAAGCAAGGAAAAAACTTACCACAGAAGCGATCGTGGTAATGATGAGAGTCCCTCAGGGTTTAGACCTTCACGGGCTGCACTGCCACCACTAGCTGACAATGTTTTGTTTTCTCTGTCAGCCTCTGACATTGAGTCAACCTTGCTAGCACCGTTTACACAGTAGTTCTGCAGCCACCTATCGGTCTCCTAGAGGACGTGCATAATACTCTCCCTAGCAGGGTACCCATGGCTCTCAAAAGGAAGTATGACCAAACGAGATAGCGCACCATGACCTTTCAAGGCATTGAAGAATCGGTATGACTGCAAAAAGAAAAAGGACAAACCATGAGATCAATAACACAGATTACTAAAAGTCACTAACCAGTAAAAAAACACATAAAATCAAATCATGAGAACATAGAGGATATTTCCACAGAAAACAATGACGATTTGTATAAAACAACTAGAAGCAACAAGTCATTTTAATCCACTGGGTAAAGACACTCCAAATCAAGCAGGTCTAATATCACATACGCAAAATGAAAACTGGTATCCTGGTAAAAaaaaaggacgtacccagtgcaaagagctcccgctctgtgtggggtctggggaagggtgaaACCAAAACTAGTATCCTGGTACAACAACTAAAATTGTAGTCCTTGGTAGCATATGTGATTATACTTTATAATACGAGTCTACCTCTATCAGTGCAGAAGTTTGGGTCGCTACTTTATACGAGTCTACCTCTATCACTGCAGAAGTTTGGGTCACTTGCACTACTTGTGTATGGAATATTACTCTTGTTGTTGTTTGCTAAGATCAACTATACACAAGTCAAATTTGAATATGATAAAAAAAATgcttggaaaaccttcaaacaTGGTAGGAAGTAGCAACAAAGTTCTAACTCTTTTCCAGAGAGAGATATATATTTCATAGGCTGTGAGCAGGCTTGTAGCATAAGACTTGACCTACATTGTCAGTGTCCTAGAATTGTTGTCCTGCTCTCTATGGATAAGTAAAATTGGTTTCTTGATTTTGTTTGCAGACATGGAAGGGCTCG contains these protein-coding regions:
- the LOC136533168 gene encoding nicotianamine synthase 2-like, with product MARSPPQLPNCNCSSETLPTAMDAQNVEVAALVQKIAALHADIAKLPSLSPSPVVDALFTNLVMACVPPSPVDVTKLGPDAQRMREELIRLCSDAEGHLEAHYADMLAAFDNPLDHLGRFPYFSNYINLSKLEYDLLIRYVPGLAPSRIAFVGSGPLPFSSLVLAARHLPNALFDNYDRCGAANDRARKLVRADEGLRKRMSFHTADVANLTDELRKYDVVFLAALVGMAAEDKAKVVAHLGRHMADGAALVVRSAHGARGFLYPIVDPEDIRRGGFDVLAVYHPDDEVINSVIIARKIDAHAKGLQNGHAHARGAVPIVSPPCKCCKMEANALQKREEMATTELSI